The genome window CCGATGTACTTGTCGAGCAGCTTGTCGCCCTCCACGTAGCACAGGTTGTAGCCGATCAGTTCGTCGCAGTGCCAATAGCAGAACACGCGCCCGTTACTTTCGGCGTCCCGCAGAAGGCTGCTGAAAAACTCAGGGGTGAGCAGGTCAAAATGGATCTCGCTCTGGTCATACACCGCCTTGTACAACCCGTACAACTGCGTGAGCCAGGCATCATCATTGAAGCGCGCATCACCGGTGTCCAGAACGTCCACCCGCAGCGCTTCACGGCTGCGCAGTTTGCGTCGGATATTGCGGCGACGGCTGTGGGACAAGCGCGCCAGGTACTCATCGATCGTGGCAAAGTTGATCGGCACGTACGCCAGCGCCTGCCCCTCAACGCTGATGAAACCGCGCCGGGTGCACTCATCAATCAGGGTTTGCGCGTAGCGGTTATCCGCCTCGCTGAGCAGCGGCGAGTTGCACGGCACGTCTTTGACGATGGTGAGCTTGCGCTGCGGCGCGCACGCCTCCTGCAACCACTGCGCTAGGTCATGAGGCGACACGCCTTGGGGCAGTGGTGAATATTCACTGACCGTGGTCCCCACAAAACAACTGTCGACACGCAGCCAGGCGTTCCAGAAACGATACCCGGGCCAGCTGCGAACACGCTTTTCGAACGCATCGTCGGCGGTGGTCAACAGGTCGAAGGGCGTGAAAAAATACGGCAGGCCCTGCTCGGACAGACGCGCATCAAAGCCCACTGGCGGGTGCTGCAAGAAGCGGCTGATCAGCGATGGCGCTTCCAGGCAGCACGCGTAGGCGGCCTCGGAGCGGCTGGAGTCTGGAAGGGGTTGCGGGGCGCAAGTCATGGAAAAAAGCTCAAAGATGACCGGCGCAATAGTAGCGTAGTCAGGGCACTCACCACTTGAACCTCGGCTGTCACCGCGGTGCATCGTGCGCGATATCAGCATTTCCCTCAGCCCTCGCCAAACCTATTAGACTCCGTTGACCTTCAAGGTGAATGACTCAAGGACCGTCCATGAAACGCAGCCTGACCGTGCTCGCTATCCTGATTGCCGCCCTCATGGCCGGCGCCGGCTGGTATGTCTACAGTAAGCAACCCACCCGCCAGGGCACCGAAACACTCGCCAACCTGCAAGGCGCGGTCACCGTGCGCTATGACGACCGTGGCGTGCCGCACCTGCGCGCCGAGAACGAGACCGATCTGTACCGCGCCCTCGGCTATGTGCATGCACAGGACCGGCTGTTCCAGATGGAGATCATGCGGCGCCTGGCCCGTGGCGAACTGGCCGAGATACTGGGCCCGAAGATGCTCCAGACCGACAAGCTGTTTCGCAGCCTGCGCATTCGCGAACGCGCCTTGAGCTACGTGGAACACATGGACCACGATTCACCGGCCTGGAAAGCCTTGCAAGCCTACCTGGACGGGATCAATCAATTTCAGGACAGCCACCCCAGCCCGATGGAGTTTGACGTGCTGGGCATTCCCAAGCGGCGGTTCACCGCTGAGGACACCATCAGCGTCGCCGGGTACATGGCCTACAGC of Pseudomonas fluorescens contains these proteins:
- a CDS encoding GNAT family N-acetyltransferase → MTCAPQPLPDSSRSEAAYACCLEAPSLISRFLQHPPVGFDARLSEQGLPYFFTPFDLLTTADDAFEKRVRSWPGYRFWNAWLRVDSCFVGTTVSEYSPLPQGVSPHDLAQWLQEACAPQRKLTIVKDVPCNSPLLSEADNRYAQTLIDECTRRGFISVEGQALAYVPINFATIDEYLARLSHSRRRNIRRKLRSREALRVDVLDTGDARFNDDAWLTQLYGLYKAVYDQSEIHFDLLTPEFFSSLLRDAESNGRVFCYWHCDELIGYNLCYVEGDKLLDKYIGLSYPLALEFNLYFVSWFVNLEYALANGLKFYVAGWTDPQVKASLGADFTFTRHLVWVRNPLLRKLGNRFRHHFESDTQWHQEHTA